The genomic window CGAATTTCAAAAGGGTTTCGGGAACCATATTCCGGGCAATGCGCCGAAGCTCACTGACAGCGGAATCCAGCTGATCGACCGTTTTCCTGAAGCTTTTATCTTCCCATACCTGAGACTGATCTCCGGCCCATGAAGAAAGGTTGATCTTTACGCCGGCAAGCATTCCGCCCAATCCGTCATGCAGATCACGGGCAACGCGCTCACGTTCACATTCTTCTCCATCCAGCATGGCCTTAGTGATTTTCAGCTGCTGTTTTCTTTCCAATTCTTCGAGTTGCTGCCGGTAATTGATTTCTTTCTGTTCAGCCAGCCTTCGCTTGCTGCGGGCATTGAGAATAGCAAAACCGAGTATTACAAATAACAGGAGACATCCAATGGCCAAAATACCGCTATACAGCCGTTCGTTTTTCGAATTCAGCGCAGCTTGGCGGTTCTGCGACTGAAGGGCCAGAATTCTTCGCCTGTTTTCAGCTGTGCGGTAGCGGGTTTCCAGCTCATTGATTTTTATTCTGCTTTCACCGGTATTAATGCTATCGTTCAATTTCTTCTGTACCTCCAGCCAGGAATAAGCCGATGGGTAATCTTTCAGGGCGGCACTTGTCCTGGCAAGTTCACCGTAGATCATGGCTTTATCAATAGGATTGCGCATGAGTGTCTGATCTTTAACGATATCCAACAGGAGATTACGGGCATTCCGAAAATCTTTCTGCCGCCTGTAGATATCGTATTTTCTGAACAACAGCTGCTGAACCATCTGGTCCTGATGATACTTTCCTGCCATAAGAATTCCCAGATCTGCACTTGCCAAAGCTTTATCCAGATCATTAACCGTCGTATAATATAAAGTTTCATTATAATAATACAGGGTATTGTTCACCGAGTCCGGATATGGCGCCAACAGCTTTTTTGCCTTGTGAAGCAGGTACCGTGCTTTTTCGCTCTGCTCCGTATAACAGCAGATACTTACCCCGTTCAGATAGGCAAACAGCAAGGTGCTGGATTTCGGAGCCGTTTTTTCAAGTATGGCAACAGCCTTCTGATTATACATCAGGGATTTGGAAAACTGGGCATTATTCATAAGTATGGTAGCCAGCTGAGTATAATAGTGACCGACCATCACTTTATTATGGGCACGCTCTGCATATGGAATAGCTTTTTCCAGGGTGATTTTCATGATGAAATCATATCCTTTCGCATCTTTATTCATCAGGGCGTAATTGTACCAGGCGGCCGCCAGTTTTTCATAAGCTCTTTTATCATGGAAAGGAGTCAATTTACTGATCGCTTTTTTAAATGCTGCCGATGCTTTTCCCGGATTTGAATTGTAATAATACTGTCCTTCATAAAAGGGAATGACAGCCTGCTGATAAAGAGATGTTGTTGTTAACTTTTTTCCTGCCGTCAGATGGGTTTTGCTTTTTAAAGTATCCTTAAATTTCCAATAATCCACCAGCATGAAGTGTGCTTCGGCTTTCAACGTATCGGCCCTATCCGATAATAAAACATGCTCCAAGCTGTCGACATATCTTTTTTCATCGAGCGGGATCTGTTGCTGCGCGCACAACCCGAAAGGAAAGCAAAGGCAGATCAAAATCCGGTAATGGTTTATTAATTTTATTTTTTTAGTACTCCTGAACATATGAGCATATTTATACATAAAAGGTAATCGCAGAAACAGGTGCAGATCAGAATTTTTGATCATCAATTTAAATCTGATCATCTGTTAAACCTATAATTTCTTTTAAATTTTAAACGCAAATACGTTTTAAAATTAGTGTTAAATTTTAATCATAGGAGCGATACAAAGAAAGGCGCCCATTCATGACTGACATTAACTTTCATGTAAATATGCAGCAAAAATTAATATCATCTCTCATTTTCATGCTTTTAATAAAAAAACTACTCAAAAACCAGTAGAAAAAATTACATATAAACGGGTATTTTATGTCGTTTTTCAACAGCTTAATTTTGTATACACCTAATCCAAATACGCAAAAGTATGAATGCAGTTTCTTTTACCAGCAGGGTATGCAAAGTCTTTCTCCTGCTGATTTTATTAAGTATGGGAGCATCTTCCTGTTCGAACGGTGATGATATTTCGGATCATCCGCAAAACTATTATTTCAGGGCATCTTTAGACAACAGAAAGGTAGATTTCCATTCCGTGATATTTCAGGGCAGCGGCAATGATAACCGCTGGGAGCATATCGTAGTTGGAGGAAATGAAAAATCCACTCCTACCGATGGCAGCCTGCCCTCGCCTTCGCTCGATTTCGAAATATGGAGACAGGGTGGCGACATCAAAGCAGGTACCTATACGACTCCGGCAGAAGAGGGAATGATTGCCCGGTATGCTGTACAAACCAACAACGGAACATTAATTTATAATACTTCTGTAACTGATGATGTTTTCACACTTCATATAGAATCCATCGGTAAAGACGGCATCAAAGGGACCTTTTCAGGAAAAGTGAGATCAATGGAAGGCCAGGTCATCGATGTTACAGAAGGATCTTTCAATCTTCCTTATGATGAAATTATCAATCCTTAATAAAAACCAGATTATGGAAAAGATACTTTTAATCCTGATCGCCGCTGCAGGCACTGCCTCTCCCCTGCCTGCGCAATACAAAGAACCGGAGAAAAAAGATAAGAAAGAAGTTTTTTATCCTCAAACCGTTTTCGATTCCCTTGGAGCCAAGAAAATGCTCGCCAGGGGTAAATCTACCATTAAAGGAGTAGCATTTACAAAAACACGCAATAATATGGGCATTAAGGCCGGAAACCGTATTTACGCCAATCAGATCAAAGTGATACTGCTTCCGGTAACTCCTTATTTTAATGCATGGTACCAGCTGAGAAAGGAAAAAGAGAATTTCAGGAAAAGACGGTACGTCTATCTTTCGGACAATGCTTACCGGTACAGGCTGGAAGCTGTTACCAACAGTGACGGAGAGTTTACTTTTCCGGAAATGAAACCGGGAAAATATTTTCTGCAGGGCTTTCTTCCCTACACTAAAAATGGATACTACCATGAGTACACCGGTGCAGGATACAACAGCTACGGAGGCCGTACCAACTATTATGAGCTTAAACAATATGCAGTTAACCATGAAGACCGGATTGAAGAGTTTGTTGAAGTAAAAGAAGATGGAGAAGTCGTAAAAGTACGGCTGCACTAAAAGTTGCTCATCATTCTTTTTCAATCTAGTTTATTGCCGATTGCGCAGATCTTATTACTAAAATCTGCGCAACAGGCAAGCCTAATTATTTTACCACACCATCACCTCATATATTTTAGTTAAATCTCAAACACCAAATCACATTTATTTATGTTACATCGAAAGTTTTCAATCTGTTTCCTGTGTGTACCGTTTACCCTTCTATCTCTGAATTCTCAGGCACAGCCAAGAGAATTGTGGAATAAAGCAAAGGAAAAAACAGAGAAGACCGTGGATCAGCTGACCACTAAAAAAAACAGTCAACGTGTTGAAGAAGTCCAGGCTGCTGACGATTTCACGATGGGAGATATTCCGCTTTTTTCTGAAGATTTTTCAGCTTACCAAGCAGGTTCTTCCGTTTCTTCGATAAAGAGCAACGGATTGGCTGCCGTAAGCATCTTAAAAGGCTATCCCGGAAAATGGATGATTCTTGAAGACAAAGCAACGTATAAACTTTCAAAAGCATTGTCCTTGCCTGATCATTTTACCGTAACATTCGACCTTCTTGCAGCAGGAGACCAGATTAAAGATATCGCACCGCTATCATTCGGCTTTGCCCCGGACAACAGTACGAAAGAATACCTCGGCATTTCCGGTGCGTATGTAGAACTGCAGTATTATGACAGCGATATGGTAAATACCGGAAGCAAAAACCCTGAAAAATATGCCAATCACACATTCGATCTTGAACCTTATCTCAATAAAATCCTGCATGTAAGCCTTGAGGTAAAAGGAGAAAGGATGACCATTTACCTCAATAACCGTAAACTGGCAGATG from Chryseobacterium sp. SORGH_AS_0447 includes these protein-coding regions:
- a CDS encoding carboxypeptidase-like regulatory domain-containing protein — translated: MEKILLILIAAAGTASPLPAQYKEPEKKDKKEVFYPQTVFDSLGAKKMLARGKSTIKGVAFTKTRNNMGIKAGNRIYANQIKVILLPVTPYFNAWYQLRKEKENFRKRRYVYLSDNAYRYRLEAVTNSDGEFTFPEMKPGKYFLQGFLPYTKNGYYHEYTGAGYNSYGGRTNYYELKQYAVNHEDRIEEFVEVKEDGEVVKVRLH
- a CDS encoding sensor histidine kinase; the encoded protein is MFRSTKKIKLINHYRILICLCFPFGLCAQQQIPLDEKRYVDSLEHVLLSDRADTLKAEAHFMLVDYWKFKDTLKSKTHLTAGKKLTTTSLYQQAVIPFYEGQYYYNSNPGKASAAFKKAISKLTPFHDKRAYEKLAAAWYNYALMNKDAKGYDFIMKITLEKAIPYAERAHNKVMVGHYYTQLATILMNNAQFSKSLMYNQKAVAILEKTAPKSSTLLFAYLNGVSICCYTEQSEKARYLLHKAKKLLAPYPDSVNNTLYYYNETLYYTTVNDLDKALASADLGILMAGKYHQDQMVQQLLFRKYDIYRRQKDFRNARNLLLDIVKDQTLMRNPIDKAMIYGELARTSAALKDYPSAYSWLEVQKKLNDSINTGESRIKINELETRYRTAENRRRILALQSQNRQAALNSKNERLYSGILAIGCLLLFVILGFAILNARSKRRLAEQKEINYRQQLEELERKQQLKITKAMLDGEECERERVARDLHDGLGGMLAGVKINLSSWAGDQSQVWEDKSFRKTVDQLDSAVSELRRIARNMVPETLLKFGMETALKDLCEFYMREGLEISYEFFDIRKDIPLTIQLNIYRIIQELVSNSIRHADATRILVQCSQNESFIFITFEDDGAGFDPASFRNSNGMGLENLKNRIAYLKGQLEIISAPGEGTTVNIELNTVTDE